GACCTCCATCGCGTCGCGCAGGGCGTGCAGCCGGTCGCGCGGGGCGGTGTGCACCAGTGGCCAGTGACTGATGATCAGGCGTCTGGTCGCGACGGGCAGGAACTGGAAGCCGGGGAAGAGCACGTGCGGCTCGATGGGGAAGTAGCGGTAGGGCACCTGCACCCAGTGCCGGTCGGCGAGGGCGCGCACGTTGTCGGCGAAGCGCTCGCGGCGGATGTGGCCGCCGACGTGCTCGATGACCGCGTTGGAGTAGACGAGGTCGTAGCCGCCCTTCATGATCGCCTTGGGCAGCTCAGTAGCGTCGCCCGTGTCGGCGCGGGCCCATGAGGGCAGGTCGGCGGGCGGGTCCATCAGGTTGACCAGGTGCAGGCTGGCGGGCTTGACAGGGGCTCGCTCCCAGGCGGAGAAGGTGCCGCCCAGATCGATCACCGACATCTCCGAAATATCGGGAAATGTCGCTGCGAACCGGTCCCATCGGCGCCGGCGGGCCCGGGCCCCCACCGAGTTCGGCGCGTCCACGAACCGGTTGCGTAAGGCCTGCAGCGTCCCCATGTCCGTCCCCCCCTGATCGCAGCGAGCGTCGAGGTGTATCGGTCCAAAACCGGCGAACGTTACTGCGTCGCGGGGCTCGACGGATCGCGAAAAGGGGGCGGCCCGAGGGCCGCCCCCTTTTCGGAGACATCAGCTTCAGAGACGGGACGGCGTCAGCCGATGCGCCAGGTGTCGCCGCCCATCAGCAGGTCGCTCAGGTCGCCGGGGCCCTTCTGCGCCACGGCCTCCTCGAGTTGCTCGGCCATCAGCGTGTCGTAGGACGGCCGCTCGACCTGGCGGAAGATGCCGATCGGGACGTGCTCGAAGGCCGGCTCGTCCAGCCTGGACAGCGCGAACGCCACCGAAGGGTCGGGGTTGTGCGCGTCGTGCACGAGCACGCGGTCGCCCGCCTCCGCCAGCGGCACCACGTAGAGCCCGCCGTTCGCCGACCTCACCACGGCCTTGGACGCGCTCACGATCGGCTGCCCGTGCTCGAGGCGCAGCGTGATGTCGTCGCGGACCTCCGGGTCCTTCAGCGGCTCGAAGGCGTTGTCGTTGAAGATGTTGCAGTTCTGGTAGATCTCCACCAGCGACGTGCCCTTGTGCGCCGTGGCCTCGCGCAGCACCGACTGCAGGTGCTTGCGGTCGGAGTCGATCGTACGGGCCACGAACGACGCCTCGGCGCCCAGCGCCAGCGAGATCGGGTTGAACGGCTTGTCCAGCGAGCCCATCGGGGTCGACTTGGTGATCTTGCCGATCTCGGAGGTGGGGGAGTACTGGCCCTTGGTCAGACCGTAGATCCTGTTGTTGAAGAGCAGGATGTTGAGGTTGACGTTGCGGCGCAGCGCGTGGATCAGGTGGTTGCCGCCGATCGACAGCGCGTCACCGTCACCCGTGATCACCCACACGCTCAGGTCGGGCCTGGAGGCGGCCAGCCCCGTCGCGATCGCGGGCGCGCGACCGTGGATGGAGTGGAAGCCGTAGGTGTCGAGGTAGTAGGGGAACCGGCTGGAGCAGCCGATGCCCGAGACGAACACGATGTTCTCGCGCCGCAGGCCGAGCTCGGGCAGGAAGCTCTGCACCGCGGCCAGGATGGCGTAGTCGCCGCAGCCGGGGCACCAGCGGACCTCCTGGTCGGACTTGAAGTCCTTGAGGGTCTGCTTGGTGTCGGCCTTCGGGACCAGGGCCAGGCCCTGCCGCACGCCGTTCACGGTCTCACTCACTGTCGATCACGTCCTGGATGACTCCGGCCAGCTCCTCGGCCTTGAACGGGAGCCCGCGCACGCGGTTGTAGCTGATGATGTCGACCAGGAACTTCGCGCGCAGCAGCAGCGCCAGCTGGCCGAGGTTGATCTCGGGCAGGAGCACCTTGTCGTAGCTCTTGAGCACCTCGCCGGTGTTGGCCGGCAGCGGGTTGAGGTGGCGCAGGTGTGTCTGGGCGACCTTGCCGCCCGCCTTCCTGATCCTGCGTACGGCAGCGGCGATCGGCCCGTAGGTCGAACCCCAGCCCAGGACCAGCACCTTCGCGTCGCCGTCGGGGTCGTCGACCTCGAGGTCGGGCACGTCGATGCCGTCGATCTTGGCCTGGCGCAGCCTGACCATGAGGTCGTGGTTGTTCGGGTCGTAGGAGATGTTGCCCGAGCCGTCGGCCTTCTCGATGCCGCCGATGCGGTGCTCGAGGCTGGCCGTACCGGGGATGGCCCACGGACGGGACAGCGTCTCGGCGTCGCGCTTGTACGGCAGGAACGCCTCGTCGGTCTTGACCGCGAACTCGGTGGAGATGTCGGGGAGGTCGCCGACCTCGGGCAGCCGCCACGGCTCGGAGCCGTTGGCGAGGTAGCCGTCGGACAGCAGGTAGACCGGCGTGCGGTACTTCACCGCGATGCGCGCGGCCTCGATCGCCGCGTCGAAGCAGTCGCTCGGCGTGCTCGGCGCCACGATCGGCACCGGCGACTCGCCGTTGCGGCCGAACATGGCCATCAGCAGGTCGGTCTGCTCGGTCTTGGTCGGCATGCCCGTCGAGGGGCCCGCCCGCTGCACGTCCACCAGGATCAGCGGCAGCTCGGTCATGACCGCCAGGCCGATCGTCTCGGCCTTCAGCGCCACACCGGGACCGCTCGTCGTGGTCACGCCCAGCGCGCCGCCGAACGCCGCGCCGAGCGCCGCGCCGACGCCCGCGATCTCGTCCTCCGCCTGGAAGGTGCGGATGCCGAACCGCTTGTGCCGCGACAGCTCGTGCAGGATGTCGGAGGCCGGCGTGATCGGGTACGACCCGAGGAAGAGCGGCAGCTTCGACTGGACGCTCGCCGCGATCAGGCCGTAGGCCAGCGCCTGGTTGCCCGAGATGTTGCGGTACACGCCAGGGGGCAGCTTGGCCGGCTTGACCTCGTACGACACCGAGAAGGACTCGGTCGTCTCGCCGTAGTTCCAGCCCGCCTGGAAGGCCGCGATGTTCGCCTTGGCGATCTCGGGCTTCTTGGCGAACTTCTGCTCGAGGAAGCTGATGGTGTGCTCGGTCGGCCGGTGGTAGAGCCAGCTCAGCAGCCCGAGGGCGAACATGTTCTTGGAGCGCTCGGCGTCCTTCTTCGACAGGTCGAAGCCTTCGAGCGCCTTCACCGTCAGCGACGTCAGCGGCACCGCGTGCACGCGCCACTCGCTCAGCGAGTCGTCGTCGAGCGGGCTGACCTCGTAGCCGACCTTCTGCAGGTTGCGCTTGGTGAACTCGTCGGTGTTCGCGATGATGTCGGCGCCCTTGGGCAGGTCGCCCAGGTTGGCCTTCAGCGCCGCCGGGTTCATCGCGACGAGGACGTTGGGCGCGTCGCCGGGCGTCAGGATGTCGTGGTCGGCGAAGTGCAGCTGGAAGCTCGAGACGCCGGGCAGGGTGCCTGCGGGCGCGCGGATCTCAGCCGGGAAGTTGGGGAGCGTGGACAGATCGTTGCCGAACTCCGCCGTCCCGGCCGTGAAGCGGTCGCCGGTGAGCTGCATGCCGTCGCCGGAGTCGCCGGCGAACCGGATGATCACTCTGTCGAGTTGCTGAACCTGCTTCGTCACAGCGAAGTCCTCCTCGACTGCGCTCGTGGCACGTTCTCGTATTCCATGCTAAGTCCTCGGGGGTCACACGTTTCCGTGACACGCATCACGGGTAAACGCGGGGAAAAGTCAGGCCGACGCGAGAGAACGGGAGGGGCGACACAGCCCAGCCGCGAGCCGGCACAGGTCCACGTGCAG
This window of the Nonomuraea africana genome carries:
- a CDS encoding 2-oxoacid:ferredoxin oxidoreductase subunit beta, giving the protein MSETVNGVRQGLALVPKADTKQTLKDFKSDQEVRWCPGCGDYAILAAVQSFLPELGLRRENIVFVSGIGCSSRFPYYLDTYGFHSIHGRAPAIATGLAASRPDLSVWVITGDGDALSIGGNHLIHALRRNVNLNILLFNNRIYGLTKGQYSPTSEIGKITKSTPMGSLDKPFNPISLALGAEASFVARTIDSDRKHLQSVLREATAHKGTSLVEIYQNCNIFNDNAFEPLKDPEVRDDITLRLEHGQPIVSASKAVVRSANGGLYVVPLAEAGDRVLVHDAHNPDPSVAFALSRLDEPAFEHVPIGIFRQVERPSYDTLMAEQLEEAVAQKGPGDLSDLLMGGDTWRIG
- a CDS encoding 2-oxoacid:acceptor oxidoreductase subunit alpha, giving the protein MTKQVQQLDRVIIRFAGDSGDGMQLTGDRFTAGTAEFGNDLSTLPNFPAEIRAPAGTLPGVSSFQLHFADHDILTPGDAPNVLVAMNPAALKANLGDLPKGADIIANTDEFTKRNLQKVGYEVSPLDDDSLSEWRVHAVPLTSLTVKALEGFDLSKKDAERSKNMFALGLLSWLYHRPTEHTISFLEQKFAKKPEIAKANIAAFQAGWNYGETTESFSVSYEVKPAKLPPGVYRNISGNQALAYGLIAASVQSKLPLFLGSYPITPASDILHELSRHKRFGIRTFQAEDEIAGVGAALGAAFGGALGVTTTSGPGVALKAETIGLAVMTELPLILVDVQRAGPSTGMPTKTEQTDLLMAMFGRNGESPVPIVAPSTPSDCFDAAIEAARIAVKYRTPVYLLSDGYLANGSEPWRLPEVGDLPDISTEFAVKTDEAFLPYKRDAETLSRPWAIPGTASLEHRIGGIEKADGSGNISYDPNNHDLMVRLRQAKIDGIDVPDLEVDDPDGDAKVLVLGWGSTYGPIAAAVRRIRKAGGKVAQTHLRHLNPLPANTGEVLKSYDKVLLPEINLGQLALLLRAKFLVDIISYNRVRGLPFKAEELAGVIQDVIDSE